Proteins co-encoded in one Candidatus Dependentiae bacterium genomic window:
- a CDS encoding TolC family protein, with protein MRKSLFLCALSIICCSSLKNEPVTIITLSPLEADSALLVQQMEKEAQSLTLSQAIIAATTEHPTIKAAKLTHEIAQLAEKSAWAGFLPTIGLTSSAVASKATPTGQFATTLSASQNLINLAGPKTRAKQAGIDTKIAQTQISAAQQEKRAAVEALFLNTWLKQEEYAVLKKELAFSQENQKINQEKYEAGLLSLPEYQKTIADACATEMKCTIHNNQLISLLAELEEMTGIFLTDGSDAKMHLEWNPNLTFQLDSVDTYISLALKNRLELEIHKLNYKRTRIDERFALGKTFPSLSAVGQYSYDYQPGNPDYRSYSSYTKTNFFGGLQLSWNLFDGTLSKIEAETARIKALKSTTDKEITQKKIEKEIKQLYNSLKVSHQQAAVSLAQLRASTSTLQSSQDACTVGSMTTTTLLGSATHQLKAQFEHLTHLVQFQRQFFALNAGCGYALDLSGNTFGEK; from the coding sequence ATGCGCAAATCGCTTTTTCTCTGCGCTCTTTCGATCATCTGTTGCAGCTCTCTTAAAAATGAGCCGGTAACAATCATCACACTTTCACCTCTTGAGGCAGATTCGGCACTCCTTGTTCAACAAATGGAAAAAGAGGCTCAATCTCTTACCCTCTCTCAAGCAATTATTGCCGCAACAACCGAACATCCCACGATAAAAGCAGCAAAATTAACTCATGAAATTGCTCAACTTGCAGAAAAATCTGCCTGGGCTGGCTTTTTGCCCACAATTGGTCTGACCAGTTCTGCTGTTGCGAGCAAAGCTACTCCAACCGGTCAATTTGCAACAACACTAAGCGCCTCACAAAATTTAATCAACCTTGCAGGTCCAAAAACACGCGCAAAGCAAGCAGGAATAGACACAAAAATCGCACAGACTCAGATAAGTGCTGCACAGCAAGAAAAAAGAGCTGCGGTTGAAGCACTTTTTTTGAATACCTGGCTCAAGCAAGAAGAATATGCTGTGTTGAAAAAAGAATTGGCTTTTTCTCAGGAAAATCAAAAAATAAACCAAGAAAAATATGAAGCCGGATTGCTTTCTTTACCTGAGTATCAAAAAACGATCGCCGATGCGTGCGCTACAGAAATGAAATGCACAATCCACAATAATCAACTTATTTCGCTGCTTGCGGAACTTGAAGAAATGACAGGTATTTTCCTCACCGATGGATCAGATGCAAAGATGCACCTTGAATGGAATCCAAATCTTACATTCCAACTAGACTCGGTTGATACCTACATTTCGTTGGCTCTCAAAAATCGACTTGAACTTGAAATACACAAACTCAATTACAAACGAACTCGCATCGACGAACGGTTTGCGCTAGGAAAAACATTTCCCTCTCTGAGCGCTGTCGGCCAATATTCATACGACTATCAACCCGGAAATCCCGATTATCGATCGTACTCGTCGTACACAAAAACAAACTTTTTTGGAGGACTACAACTTTCCTGGAATCTGTTTGATGGAACGTTGAGCAAAATAGAAGCAGAAACAGCTCGAATAAAAGCCCTCAAATCAACCACCGACAAAGAAATAACTCAAAAAAAAATAGAAAAAGAAATAAAACAACTCTACAACAGCCTGAAAGTCTCTCACCAGCAAGCCGCTGTTTCTCTAGCTCAACTCAGAGCTTCAACCAGCACGCTTCAATCGTCTCAGGATGCTTGTACCGTTGGATCGATGACCACAACAACACTGTTAGGATCAGCAACACACCAACTCAAAGCACAATTTGAACACCTTACTCACCTTGTACAATTTCAACGTCAATTTTTTGCACTTAATGCTGGATGTGGATATGCATTGGATCTTTCAGGCAATACATTCGGCGAAAAATAA
- a CDS encoding insulinase family protein produces the protein MKKFTFFLINLFLIASIVSPSSDAAAILSEDISRGTLAGFAYAEKTLSNGMRIVAVSQPSAPNVILEVVLSGVGSVVERGQERGWAHLLEHMVFKGTAEMSETTYGALESRYGARSNAFTSHDLTSYYLIAPKNNWKPLVKLHAQCLSNAAIDEQHLASEVKVVIKELRRNKDNAMWESYVQLFRECYPEGHPTNSAVIGYKKDLAGVCADALRDFFKKYYQPQFMTFFIWGDIDLDEALEVGTKEMSLMQKGSTVLPTFDSASCEITDNFYKKVESDFEQETVMLAWRLPGGIHDAYRSAELLKELLVGGDSRILEKRLIHDEKCAVSVGVDIDCASLSNHFFINIQPMSGKKEQCVSLIRQELDRLVKNGIKEDFLRAVKNKISLAQASMLDKLTAEMRGIPFAWMHVYALNQDLQDCFDFASTLELVTAEQIANLISSFMIPEKMMRVDLVPRDPENVAAQQESLKAEQVLEEEILRIHNRTRPLEEVIIPAGYADANGLEFTSVEASSKKTFSNGFTVLVKEESSDLAVALLELKKADLKEDTKTAIAFSMLGEWLFSGSAGMTKKEIHDCFDDLGVDLLVDGLSIRLLGTHKNIKQAILKVIEVLKTANCDELSFDAIKSRTIESLKLNKNDALTVAMRMLKSSACSESLYDWTIDDAIDFVRQLTPRDLRNYFCGYFNPSKMALVVVGNVEAQEIFDLVGAEMSVWQSHMILENYDAGSCRAGIFEHQMVKDQVWMWWGRRSDIDLYHPKKAIIDVLSCVFKDRIFQLREQTGLYYVIGGRLGSGFSRSPAIDKMWLQTGPEHVKISAQLIASFLADAAIAPVTAQELAAAKNSLKSSLIGLVSGVESQASWILANECLGLDANYFEKYCAAIDALTPEDATQELKAYLQSGQFMQVRVGLVE, from the coding sequence GTGAAAAAATTTACATTTTTTTTAATTAATTTGTTTTTGATTGCGTCAATAGTAAGTCCTTCTAGTGATGCTGCTGCAATTCTTTCAGAAGATATTAGCAGAGGGACGCTTGCGGGTTTTGCGTATGCAGAAAAAACGCTTTCAAATGGGATGCGTATTGTGGCTGTTTCTCAGCCGTCGGCGCCAAATGTTATTCTGGAGGTTGTCCTTTCTGGCGTTGGTTCTGTTGTTGAACGAGGGCAAGAACGCGGATGGGCTCACTTGCTTGAGCACATGGTGTTTAAAGGAACAGCTGAAATGTCAGAAACAACATACGGAGCATTGGAAAGTCGCTATGGAGCGCGATCGAATGCGTTTACTTCGCACGATTTAACTAGTTACTACCTTATTGCGCCCAAAAATAACTGGAAGCCTTTGGTGAAGCTTCATGCTCAGTGCTTGAGTAATGCGGCTATTGATGAACAGCATCTTGCATCTGAGGTGAAAGTGGTTATTAAGGAGCTGCGTAGAAACAAAGATAATGCAATGTGGGAGTCGTACGTTCAGTTATTTCGAGAATGCTATCCGGAAGGACACCCTACAAACAGTGCTGTTATTGGGTACAAAAAAGATTTGGCTGGTGTTTGCGCAGACGCATTAAGAGATTTTTTTAAAAAATACTATCAACCGCAATTCATGACATTTTTTATCTGGGGTGATATTGATTTGGACGAAGCGCTTGAAGTTGGTACCAAAGAAATGTCTTTGATGCAAAAGGGGTCAACCGTTTTACCTACTTTTGATTCAGCATCATGTGAGATAACTGATAATTTTTATAAAAAAGTTGAATCAGATTTTGAGCAAGAAACCGTTATGCTTGCATGGCGTTTGCCCGGAGGCATACATGATGCGTATCGGTCCGCAGAGCTGCTCAAAGAATTACTTGTTGGTGGAGATTCTCGAATTCTGGAAAAACGACTAATTCATGACGAAAAATGTGCCGTTTCTGTTGGGGTTGATATTGATTGTGCATCATTGAGTAATCATTTTTTTATTAACATTCAACCAATGTCGGGAAAAAAAGAGCAGTGTGTTTCTTTGATTCGTCAAGAGTTGGATCGTTTGGTAAAAAATGGTATTAAAGAAGATTTCTTACGGGCAGTTAAAAATAAAATTTCATTAGCTCAGGCAAGTATGCTTGATAAATTAACTGCTGAAATGAGAGGAATTCCTTTTGCATGGATGCATGTGTATGCGTTGAATCAAGATTTGCAGGATTGTTTTGATTTTGCATCCACGCTTGAATTGGTAACTGCTGAGCAGATCGCAAATCTTATTTCAAGTTTCATGATTCCTGAAAAAATGATGCGCGTTGACTTGGTTCCTAGAGATCCCGAAAATGTTGCAGCTCAGCAAGAATCTTTAAAAGCTGAACAAGTCTTAGAAGAAGAAATTTTACGAATTCATAATCGAACAAGGCCGCTTGAAGAGGTTATTATTCCTGCGGGATATGCTGATGCAAATGGTCTTGAGTTTACTTCTGTGGAAGCATCGTCTAAAAAAACATTTTCTAACGGGTTTACCGTTTTGGTTAAGGAAGAATCATCTGATTTAGCTGTTGCGCTCTTGGAGCTCAAAAAAGCTGATTTAAAAGAAGACACCAAAACAGCAATCGCATTTTCTATGCTTGGTGAATGGTTGTTTTCTGGTTCTGCGGGTATGACCAAAAAAGAAATTCATGATTGCTTTGACGATTTAGGGGTTGATCTTTTAGTTGACGGCCTTTCGATTCGGTTGCTTGGTACGCATAAAAATATTAAGCAAGCGATTTTAAAGGTTATTGAAGTGTTAAAGACTGCAAATTGTGATGAATTATCATTTGATGCCATTAAATCAAGAACCATAGAATCTTTAAAATTAAATAAAAATGATGCGTTAACGGTTGCGATGCGAATGCTTAAAAGTTCTGCGTGTTCAGAAAGTTTGTACGACTGGACTATCGATGATGCAATTGATTTTGTACGTCAGCTAACACCGCGAGATTTGCGTAATTATTTTTGTGGCTATTTTAATCCATCAAAAATGGCTCTTGTTGTTGTTGGAAATGTTGAGGCGCAAGAAATTTTTGATCTTGTGGGTGCAGAAATGTCCGTGTGGCAATCCCATATGATTTTAGAAAATTATGATGCAGGAAGTTGCAGGGCTGGTATTTTTGAACATCAAATGGTAAAAGACCAGGTATGGATGTGGTGGGGAAGGCGATCAGATATTGATTTGTATCATCCCAAAAAAGCGATAATTGATGTGCTTAGTTGCGTGTTTAAAGATCGCATTTTCCAGCTGCGAGAACAAACTGGTTTGTATTATGTGATTGGTGGAAGACTTGGATCAGGATTTTCTCGATCTCCTGCGATTGACAAAATGTGGTTACAGACCGGTCCTGAGCATGTCAAAATTTCAGCACAGCTGATCGCAAGTTTTCTTGCCGATGCAGCAATTGCACCAGTAACCGCGCAAGAGCTTGCTGCAGCCAAAAACAGTTTGAAATCGAGTTTAATCGGTCTGGTTTCGGGTGTGGAGAGTCAAGCTTCATGGATTTTAGCAAATGAATGTCTTGGTCTTGATGCTAACTATTTTGAAAAATATTGCGCAGCAATCGACGCCTTGACTCCAGAAGATGCAACGCAGGAATTGAAAGCATATCTGCAGTCAGGTCAATTTATGCAGGTGCGTGTCGGTTTGGTAGAATAA
- a CDS encoding insulinase family protein — protein MSKAVHFVKYHSLQNGMRLVVVPSTMQQRVKVQMLYDVGGAHEEPSERGLAHLLEHMIFKGTVELPEGAVSVLAKRYGAVFNAFTGNDMTSYFFEVDSNNWRPFIPLLADCMENVLLDEQHLASEIKAVIQELRMRNDNPFVVMFEELFSKMLPEDHPYHAPLIGYKKDLAGLNADRLKAFYKKYYSPERATLFVVGDVQVEEVISLVEKYFSHIPASNRTFEPIFTKKYSKTLSFHSVLPKPWVKEHCLLVWPISAEWNDEVDLSEMTAKVLGEGASSLLHKRLIDVEQIADIVNAGVQRLCHEAVFLVYVQPRDGKMQACVDAIKDELDNLAKKPVEKAVLDRFVVAEKIRHEFVKQVPAQALLGFDVLNAYILTGSIDYAFTSGERLSRVTSQKISTFVTNYLTPEKMVRIDTVLQDEAQKNEWLLGQKNDQELEAQILSVHVRTAPYPDLVEVPVSEKYPDAQSIAIAVPRSTRKVTLENGIQVVIHEQKEADLCAVAFGDMRQYQYPGTIDSCYKSIIDGMIEEGSLGLNKQQILDWFADRGVAFSVSYGRIICLQEDAQAVIAKYLEILLAPHFLKKSSFWDSLLGKERELKQLFEKIKEQEIQRLRALFDDPAARATNAQSTMRYPHHSYGISLEEMITKVRLLTFEELPNLYHRFFNPNQFVVSVVGNVDSEEIIATIKSATAVWQGAVVNSSQDVVFARDVENIHVQMNRDQVYLSFVRESSLPAFQISKERVAVDLLSTIYFASLGSRIFKLRDSTGIFYTAGGVFASLLPTGFARTEDRVFALVSPEKLDQAIILFESFLKNVFESVITQSELESARSSMQSKVAASTQGTMALANYFQSLVVTNKSEMYRSEYLQLLNSLTVDDLMHVAHEYAQQGRFVRITVGNVVQ, from the coding sequence ATGAGTAAAGCGGTACATTTTGTAAAATATCATTCATTACAGAATGGGATGCGTTTGGTTGTTGTCCCTTCAACCATGCAGCAACGGGTAAAAGTTCAAATGCTCTATGATGTTGGTGGTGCGCATGAAGAGCCTTCAGAAAGAGGCTTGGCGCATTTACTTGAACATATGATTTTTAAAGGAACGGTTGAGCTGCCCGAGGGTGCGGTTTCTGTTTTGGCAAAGCGATATGGCGCTGTTTTTAATGCGTTTACCGGCAATGACATGACATCATACTTTTTCGAGGTCGATTCTAACAATTGGCGTCCGTTTATTCCATTGCTTGCCGATTGCATGGAAAATGTTTTGCTTGATGAGCAGCATTTGGCTTCAGAAATAAAGGCTGTAATCCAAGAACTTCGCATGCGCAATGACAACCCGTTTGTTGTGATGTTTGAAGAACTTTTTTCCAAAATGCTCCCAGAAGATCATCCGTACCATGCCCCACTGATTGGGTACAAAAAAGATCTGGCTGGCTTAAATGCAGATCGGTTAAAAGCTTTTTATAAAAAATATTATTCTCCAGAAAGAGCAACATTGTTTGTTGTGGGGGATGTCCAGGTCGAAGAAGTTATTTCGCTTGTTGAAAAGTATTTTTCTCATATTCCTGCTTCAAATAGAACGTTTGAGCCGATTTTTACTAAAAAATATTCAAAAACGTTGAGCTTTCATTCCGTGTTGCCAAAACCATGGGTAAAAGAACATTGCTTGTTGGTTTGGCCTATTTCTGCAGAGTGGAATGACGAGGTTGACTTGTCGGAGATGACGGCAAAAGTTCTTGGTGAAGGCGCCTCATCGTTATTGCATAAACGACTGATTGATGTTGAACAGATTGCCGACATTGTAAATGCCGGTGTTCAGCGGTTGTGTCATGAGGCAGTATTTTTGGTGTACGTGCAGCCTCGCGATGGTAAAATGCAAGCGTGCGTTGATGCGATAAAAGATGAATTGGATAATTTGGCCAAAAAACCAGTAGAAAAAGCTGTTTTAGATCGCTTTGTTGTTGCTGAAAAAATTAGACATGAATTTGTTAAGCAAGTTCCAGCGCAAGCATTATTAGGTTTTGATGTTTTAAATGCATATATTTTGACGGGTTCTATCGATTATGCGTTTACTTCCGGAGAGCGGCTTTCTCGAGTAACTTCACAGAAAATTTCAACTTTTGTCACAAATTATTTAACGCCAGAAAAAATGGTTCGAATCGATACGGTTCTTCAAGATGAAGCTCAAAAAAATGAGTGGTTGTTAGGTCAAAAAAACGATCAAGAACTTGAGGCACAGATTTTGTCTGTACATGTTCGTACTGCGCCATATCCAGATCTTGTTGAGGTTCCTGTATCTGAAAAATATCCCGATGCTCAATCGATTGCGATTGCCGTTCCGCGATCAACACGTAAAGTAACACTTGAAAATGGTATTCAGGTTGTTATTCATGAACAAAAAGAAGCCGATTTGTGCGCGGTTGCGTTTGGCGACATGCGGCAATATCAATATCCTGGCACCATTGATTCGTGTTACAAATCAATTATTGATGGCATGATCGAAGAAGGCTCTCTGGGCTTGAATAAGCAGCAGATACTTGATTGGTTTGCAGATCGTGGAGTTGCGTTCAGTGTAAGTTATGGAAGAATTATTTGTTTGCAAGAAGATGCACAAGCGGTTATTGCAAAATATTTAGAAATACTTTTAGCGCCACATTTTTTAAAGAAAAGTTCGTTTTGGGATTCTTTGCTTGGCAAAGAGCGCGAGCTTAAACAATTGTTCGAGAAGATAAAAGAACAAGAAATTCAACGATTAAGAGCTTTGTTTGATGATCCTGCGGCTCGCGCAACAAATGCCCAATCAACGATGCGATATCCGCATCATTCGTATGGTATTTCGTTGGAAGAAATGATAACAAAAGTTCGATTATTAACCTTTGAAGAATTACCAAATTTGTATCATAGATTTTTTAATCCAAATCAGTTTGTAGTTTCGGTGGTTGGTAATGTTGATTCAGAAGAAATAATCGCAACAATTAAATCTGCAACCGCAGTGTGGCAGGGGGCTGTGGTTAATTCATCGCAAGATGTTGTATTTGCGCGCGATGTTGAAAATATTCATGTTCAAATGAATCGCGATCAAGTGTATTTGTCATTTGTGCGAGAGTCTTCTTTACCTGCGTTTCAAATTTCAAAAGAACGCGTTGCTGTTGATCTTTTGTCGACGATTTATTTTGCCTCTCTTGGTTCTCGTATTTTTAAGCTCAGAGATTCGACCGGTATTTTTTATACAGCGGGAGGGGTTTTTGCAAGCTTGTTACCAACCGGTTTTGCTCGCACAGAAGACAGGGTTTTTGCATTGGTGAGCCCTGAAAAATTAGATCAGGCTATTATTTTATTTGAATCTTTTCTTAAAAATGTGTTTGAATCCGTAATTACGCAGAGTGAGTTAGAAAGCGCTCGATCGTCCATGCAGAGTAAGGTTGCAGCATCTACACAGGGAACAATGGCGTTAGCTAATTATTTTCAGTCGTTGGTTGTTACAAATAAATCAGAAATGTATCGATCCGAGTATTTGCAGTTGCTTAATTCACTTACGGTTGATGATTTGATGCACGTTGCTCATGAGTACGCTCAGCAGGGGCGTTTTGTGCGAATAACCGTTGGAAATGTTGTTCAGTAA